CACAGAGCGAGCAGTGCGAGGGAAGAGGCGCGTCGGAGGCGGGACGGGGGGCGGAGGCGCTCACGGCCGGGGAAGTCTACCCCGCCGGCGCGGTGACCCCCCGCGGTTACACCCTCAGTCTTCCTTGAGGCGCGCGGTGGGCGGAGGCCCGGGCAGCGGGGGGAACTTGGGATTGCGCTCGGGCTCGGAGGCGCGGACGTAGTGCGGCTCCAGGGCGAAGAGTGCCTCCAGCGTCTGGGCCTCGGGGAAGCGCACCAGCGAGGCCAGCGCCACCGCCGAGGGGAACGAGGGCGCACTCAGCAGCCGCGAGGGCGCCACTCCCTGGGCCTCCAGCGCCGCGCGGTACTCGGGCAGTGCGGGTCCCAACGCGAGCGCCTGGGGCTCGGCGGCCATGCGCGCGGCCACCTCCTCCGGACTCATCGCCTCCTCGGGCCCCAGCGCCTCCACCCGCTGGCCCACGCGCCGGTAGGGCCCCAGGTAGAGGTCATCCTTGCGCGCCACCGCGAGGGCGAAGAGCGGAGGCCCCTCGGGGCCCTCCAGGGCCACGGCCGCGAGCGAGGAGGCGCCGGCCACCTTGAGGCCCGCCGCGTAGGCCAGCCCCTTCAGGCAGGACAGGCCGATGCGCAGGCCGGTGAAGGAGCCCGGGCCGAGGCCGATGGCCATGCCCTCCAGGGACTTGAGCGCCACGCCGTGCCGGGCGAGCAGCTCACCGACGATGCCGGGCAGCACCTCGCTCTGCTTCTTGGGAGGGCCCACCACCACGTGTTCGAGGACACGCACGCCCTCGCCTTCCCGCTCCACGAGGGCCAGCGACAGCGTGAGGGTGGAGGTGTCGAGCGCGAGGAACATGGGGAGGCTTCTACCCGGTCTTGTCGGCGCAGCGGTAGAGGCGAACCCGGGCGAGCCCCTTGTCCAGCATGCCGAGCTGCTTCGCGGCGGCGAGCGACACGTCCACCACGCGGCCTTTGACGAAGGGCCCCCGATCGTTGACGCGCACCTCCACCGAGCGCCCGTTCTCCATGTTCACCACCCGGAGGCAGGCGCCGAAGGGCAGCTTCTTGTGGGCGGCGGTGAGCTTCTGGGGGTTGAACTTCTCGCCACTGGCGGTGGGCCGGCCGGCGAGGCCCGGGCCGTAATACGAGGCGAGCCCCTCCTCCAACCAGCCCCGCGCCGGGGGCGACTTGTCGGGCCGCACCACCTCGCGGTCCGGCTTCTCGTCATCCGCGGTGGGCCGGGTGGCACGCGGTGCACAGCCCGCCAGCAACCCCAACCCCACCGTCAACGCCACGAGCAGTTGCCGCATCGCACCTCACGAATCCTTTTCAGGAATGTGACCGATATCCCCTCTCCCCTCGGGAGAGGGTCAGGGTGAGGGTATCTGTCCCCGTTCTTCAACCCGTGGCCCCAGTGTGGACAGGGGGTTCAACCCGAGATGCGTGGCACCCTCACCCCGTCCCTCTCCCGGAGGGCGAGGGGAAATGGCCGCGTTGTCAGCGCTTTTTCGCAGGGGATTAGCGGGTGATGTCGTTGATCAACGCCATGCCCATCAGCGCCATCAGCAGCACGAGGCCGACGACGTTGGCCACCTCGCGCACGCGCACCGGAATGGGGCGGCGGCGGATGCCTTCCCAGAAGGCGGACAGCAGGTGGAAGCCATCGAGGATGGGGATGGGCAGCAGGTTCATCACGCCCAGGTTGATGGAGATGATGGCCATCAGGTTGAGGAAGTAATCCAGCCCCTGGTCCACGCTCCGGGAGGCCAGCTGGTACATCATCACCGGGCCGCCCAGCGTCTTGTGCGACACCTGGCCGGTGACGAGCCCGCCGATCACCTTCACCATCTGCCCGACGATCTTGGGCACCACGGTGGCGGCCTCGCGCAGCGCCTCGCCCACGCCGAGCGTCACCGTCACCTTGTCCGTGGGCAGCAGCTCCGCCGAGGAGGGCAGCCAGGGCCGCAGGCCCAGCTCGAGCCGCGAGGACTCCTGGCCCATCTCGTCCTTGCTGGTGTGGTGGGCCTGGGCAATCGTCTCCGTGCGCTGCTGGCCGTCCGCGGAGCGCCAGCCGAGCTGGAAGGACTGCTCCTTCAGGGTGCTGAGCTTGCCCGCCAGGACGTTGAAGGAGTTGAGGGGCTCGCTGTTGAAGGACACGAGCTGATCCCCCCTCCGCAGGCCGGCCTTCTCCGCCGGGCTGCCCGGGAACACGGTGCCCACGTACATGTCCGAGGGCTGCGCCCCCAGGGCGGCGAAGCCCTCGGCGCCCGGCTGCTTCTGCACCGTCACCTTGTGCACGGAGGGCGCGTGTCCCGTCACCACGCCAGCCGGCACCGGCTCCAGCCGCTGCACGGTCAGCTCCAGCGTCCCCTCCATCTTCGCCAGCTGCTCGTTGAGCGCGGCCTCGTCGGGGATGGCCACCCCGTTGATGGACAGGATGCGGTCAAAGGTCTTCAGCCCAGCCTGCGCGGCCGGCGAGCCCGGGGGCACGCCCAGCACGGCGGGCCGGTTGGTATGCGCCACGCCAATCTGCCCCCGCTCCACGGAGTCCACCGGAGAGGACTCGACGATGCGGTTGGGCGTCAGGTTGACGATCTGCTGCTTGCCATCGCGCTCGATGGTGATGGGGATGGAGCGCTCGAAGCGGCCGACGAAGGCCTCGCGCATCTCCTCGAAGGTCCGCACCTTCTCTCCGTCCACCGCGACGATGCGGTCTCCGGGCCGGATGCCGGCGGCCGCCGCGGGCATGGCCGGGTCCACGTACCCCACGCGGGTGGAGATGGTCTCGTGCGGCCCGAAGAAGACGAAGAAGTAGATGAGGACGGGGAAGACCAGGTTGAAGACGGGCCCGGCCACCACGATGAGGGCGCGCTTCCACGGCGCGGCGTTGAGGAAGCCTCGCTGGGCGTCCTCGGGGCTCAGCTCCTCGTGGGGCGTGTCCCCGGCCATCTTCACGTAGCCGCCCAGGGGCAGCAGGGCCACCTGGTACTCCGTCTCCCCCTTGGTGAAGCCGAACAACTTCGGCCCGAACCCGATGGAGAAGCGGATGACCTTCACCCCGCAGGCCTTGGCCACGAGGAAGTGGCCCAGCTCATGAACCGTGATGAGCACGCCGAGCAGGACGATGAACAGACCGGGACCTTGAAGCATGGTGCCAACACTAACCGTGGGACTCATGCCCGACAATGCGCATCGCGGCCCGCGGCCCTGCCGACCGGACAATCGGCGGCCGCTACGGAAGCAGCCCGCGCACGAAGGTCACGTAGACGAACACCAGCGGCGCGTTGAAGAGCAGCGCGTCGATCCGGTCCAGGATGCCGCCATGCCCGGGGATGGCCACACCGGAATCCTTCACCCCGTAGGCCCGCTTGAGCATGGACTCGCACAGGTCCCCGATGGGCCCGAGAATGCCGCCGAAAATTCCCAGCACCAGACAGTCCGTCACCGTGAGCATGGGATAGAAGAAACCCCGGGTGATGAACATGCCCACCACCGAGCCCACCATGCCGCCGAAGAAGCCCTCCCAGGTCTTGTTGGGGCTCACCTCCGGGTAGAGCTTGTGGCGGCCCAGGAAGCGGCCGGCGAAGTAGGCGGACGTGTCGTTGGACCAGGTGATGACGAGCGCGGAGATGGACCACGCCATGCCGTCCGGCATCAGCCGCAGGGCGGCCACGGACGTCAGTCCCACCGAGCCGTACAGCAAGCCCGTCACCAGGTGGGCCACCCGCATGGGCGCGTCCTGCAGCGGGCCCCGGATGAGGTGATAGGTGAAGCAGAAGATGAGATAGAAGACCAGGATCCAGAAGGCGCCCGCCCCCGTGCGCTCGGGTTCCTTGAGCGTCAACACGGGCAACACGCCCGCGAGCACGATCCCCACCCAGGCCGCCGGTGAGAGCGTCTTCTGGGTGATGAGGTAGTACTCGCTGGCGCAAATGGCGGCGGCCACGCTCAGCAGGGCCGCGCTGTACAGGCCTCCCTTGAACAACAGGAAGATGACCAGCGGCAGCAGGGTGAGCGCCGATACAGTCCGGATGACGAGGTTCTTGTTCTTCTCGTTCACGCCTTGGCCCGGTGGGAATCCTCTCGCTTGACTTGCGCGGAGGTGAGACCGAAGCGCCGCTCGCGTTGCTGGTATTGAGCCAGGCAGCGCAGGAAGGCCTCGGTCCGGAAGTCCGGCCAGAGGACGTCGCTGAAGCAGAGCTCCGCGTACGCCAGCTGCCAGAGCAGGAAATTGGAGATGCGCTGCTCGCCGCTGGTGCGCACCACCAGGTCCAGCGGTGGCAGCCCATTCGTCCAGAGGTAGGACTCGAAGGTCTGGGTGTCCAGCTGCGCCGGCGTCAGCTCGCCCTTGCAGGCGGCCTCGGCCATCCGGCGCGCCGCCTGGGCCAGCTCCTCGCGTCCGCCATAGGACAGTGCCAGCGTCAGCACCATCCCCGTGTTGTTCGCCGAGTCCGCCCGCAGCCGGTCCAACGGCTCCTTCACGAAGCGCGGCAGCTTCTCCACCTCGCCAATGGCGTTGAGGCGGATGCCGTTCTCCAAAATCTCCGCGCGCTCGCTCTCGAGGTACTCGCGCAGCAGATCCATCAGGGCGGCCACCTCCTCGGCGGGGCGGGCCCAGTTCTGCGAGGAGAAGGCGTAGAGGGTGAGGGCCTGGACGCCCACACGGCGGGCGCAGCGGGTCACCTCGCGCACGCTGGTGGAGCCCTCGCGGTGCCCCTCCTCCCGGGGCAGGCCGCGCATCTCCGCCCAGCGGCCGTTGCCATCCATGATGATACCCACATGGCGCGGCAGGGGCCGTTCCTGGACGAGTCGCTCGAGAGCAGCCACAGAGGGAGGTGACACAGGGCGTTCCATGAGGCTGCGCAATGTAGAGGCACCACCCCTCCACGTCCACGGGCGTGTGCAGGAGTGGTCGCACCTGTGGCCCCAGCGGTCGCGCCGCCGGGTGGAACGGCACGGGTCCGCCCCGCCGCAACTCCCCGGGTGTCAGTGAGTTCCGGACCTACCCCACCCTGGCTACCCGGCCCCATGAGGAGATGGAATGCCCGGGTGACCGCCATCCAACACCCGTCTCATCCAGGCGGGCGTTTGACCCTGACCCGACAG
The sequence above is drawn from the Archangium gephyra genome and encodes:
- a CDS encoding septal ring lytic transglycosylase RlpA family protein produces the protein MRQLLVALTVGLGLLAGCAPRATRPTADDEKPDREVVRPDKSPPARGWLEEGLASYYGPGLAGRPTASGEKFNPQKLTAAHKKLPFGACLRVVNMENGRSVEVRVNDRGPFVKGRVVDVSLAAAKQLGMLDKGLARVRLYRCADKTG
- the rseP gene encoding RIP metalloprotease RseP encodes the protein MLQGPGLFIVLLGVLITVHELGHFLVAKACGVKVIRFSIGFGPKLFGFTKGETEYQVALLPLGGYVKMAGDTPHEELSPEDAQRGFLNAAPWKRALIVVAGPVFNLVFPVLIYFFVFFGPHETISTRVGYVDPAMPAAAAGIRPGDRIVAVDGEKVRTFEEMREAFVGRFERSIPITIERDGKQQIVNLTPNRIVESSPVDSVERGQIGVAHTNRPAVLGVPPGSPAAQAGLKTFDRILSINGVAIPDEAALNEQLAKMEGTLELTVQRLEPVPAGVVTGHAPSVHKVTVQKQPGAEGFAALGAQPSDMYVGTVFPGSPAEKAGLRRGDQLVSFNSEPLNSFNVLAGKLSTLKEQSFQLGWRSADGQQRTETIAQAHHTSKDEMGQESSRLELGLRPWLPSSAELLPTDKVTVTLGVGEALREAATVVPKIVGQMVKVIGGLVTGQVSHKTLGGPVMMYQLASRSVDQGLDYFLNLMAIISINLGVMNLLPIPILDGFHLLSAFWEGIRRRPIPVRVREVANVVGLVLLMALMGMALINDITR
- a CDS encoding phosphatidate cytidylyltransferase; protein product: MNEKNKNLVIRTVSALTLLPLVIFLLFKGGLYSAALLSVAAAICASEYYLITQKTLSPAAWVGIVLAGVLPVLTLKEPERTGAGAFWILVFYLIFCFTYHLIRGPLQDAPMRVAHLVTGLLYGSVGLTSVAALRLMPDGMAWSISALVITWSNDTSAYFAGRFLGRHKLYPEVSPNKTWEGFFGGMVGSVVGMFITRGFFYPMLTVTDCLVLGIFGGILGPIGDLCESMLKRAYGVKDSGVAIPGHGGILDRIDALLFNAPLVFVYVTFVRGLLP
- the tsaB gene encoding tRNA (adenosine(37)-N6)-threonylcarbamoyltransferase complex dimerization subunit type 1 TsaB produces the protein MFLALDTSTLTLSLALVEREGEGVRVLEHVVVGPPKKQSEVLPGIVGELLARHGVALKSLEGMAIGLGPGSFTGLRIGLSCLKGLAYAAGLKVAGASSLAAVALEGPEGPPLFALAVARKDDLYLGPYRRVGQRVEALGPEEAMSPEEVAARMAAEPQALALGPALPEYRAALEAQGVAPSRLLSAPSFPSAVALASLVRFPEAQTLEALFALEPHYVRASEPERNPKFPPLPGPPPTARLKED
- a CDS encoding isoprenyl transferase — encoded protein: MERPVSPPSVAALERLVQERPLPRHVGIIMDGNGRWAEMRGLPREEGHREGSTSVREVTRCARRVGVQALTLYAFSSQNWARPAEEVAALMDLLREYLESERAEILENGIRLNAIGEVEKLPRFVKEPLDRLRADSANNTGMVLTLALSYGGREELAQAARRMAEAACKGELTPAQLDTQTFESYLWTNGLPPLDLVVRTSGEQRISNFLLWQLAYAELCFSDVLWPDFRTEAFLRCLAQYQQRERRFGLTSAQVKREDSHRAKA